Proteins encoded by one window of Chryseobacterium foetidum:
- a CDS encoding phosphoenolpyruvate carboxylase has product MIHDQRTEKFRQIVENKFQIYNSLFMSLPYDKMTNIGMLLPFLYEESKNGYEAGKTPEEIVEEFFKSHTDLQTEDQKLELLFKIIQYIERQVVLFDSIEDAAFPSLHAENDNGTVTHLYEKAVNNYELEKVRQKLDDFSVKVVFTAHPTQFYPNSVQKIIHDLRAAITSDSITQIDTLLQQLGKTPFVNKEKPTPIDEALSIITYLRFVYYETVGDLFTKIKRTFSNEDFQLHEDLIQLGFWPGGDRDGNPFVTAEVTKRVACELRSAILKSYYNHLKFVRRRLSFRGVSDILRDLSEMLYDAIFKDQELNARQILQKIDEAEEILMKHHNGLFHDILLGFKDRVKIFGTHFATLDVRQDSRVHQQVIDTVYSTLFGNEEADYKMKYSKLIEVSDKIDVDQFEDIVKDTLETVCQITDIQRQNGLRGMNRYIISNSDDIKDVMNVYAFFKICGYKEEDIKMDIVPLFETMEGLANAESVMTELYAHPIYKRHVENRGQQQTIMLGFSDGTKDGGYLKANWEIYKTKEVLTSISEQNKIKVVFFDGRGGPPARGGGKTHDFYASQGKTIANNKIELTIQGQTITSIFGNKEQATFNFEQLLTAGVENDVFKSSKKDLTDEERKLISELSEISFKKYSDLKAHQMFVPYLQEMSTLQYYGKTNIGSRPSKRGSGNELKFEDLRAIPFVGSWSQLKQNVPGFFGFGFAMNQLKKEGRFDEIKQLYAGSDFFKTLVLNSMMSMNKTYFPLTYYIKNNPKFGEFWTILFEEYQLSRDIMLELTGFTILQQEDPLSRKSVKIREKIVLPLLSIQQYALMKIQKGEGNKEAYEKLVTRSLFGNINASRNSA; this is encoded by the coding sequence ATGATACACGACCAGCGCACAGAAAAATTCAGGCAGATTGTTGAAAATAAGTTTCAGATTTACAACTCACTTTTTATGAGTTTGCCGTATGATAAAATGACCAATATCGGGATGCTTCTTCCTTTTTTATATGAAGAAAGTAAGAATGGCTACGAAGCAGGAAAAACACCTGAGGAAATAGTTGAAGAGTTTTTTAAAAGCCATACAGACCTTCAGACGGAAGACCAAAAACTGGAGTTGCTGTTTAAAATCATCCAATATATTGAAAGACAGGTAGTTTTGTTCGATAGTATTGAGGATGCAGCTTTCCCGAGCCTTCACGCCGAAAACGATAACGGTACCGTGACTCATTTATATGAAAAGGCTGTGAACAATTATGAGCTTGAAAAAGTGCGACAGAAACTGGACGATTTTAGTGTAAAAGTTGTATTCACAGCACACCCAACACAGTTTTATCCCAATTCTGTACAGAAAATCATTCACGACTTAAGAGCTGCAATTACTTCAGATTCAATTACCCAAATTGACACTCTGTTGCAACAGCTCGGGAAAACACCTTTCGTTAATAAAGAAAAACCAACGCCTATCGATGAGGCCTTAAGCATCATTACTTATCTAAGATTTGTTTATTACGAAACAGTAGGAGATTTGTTCACTAAAATCAAGAGAACTTTTTCTAATGAAGATTTTCAGTTGCACGAAGACCTTATCCAACTAGGATTTTGGCCAGGGGGCGATCGTGACGGAAACCCTTTTGTGACTGCTGAAGTAACCAAACGAGTTGCATGTGAATTGCGTTCTGCCATTTTAAAATCATATTACAATCATTTGAAATTTGTCAGGAGAAGACTGAGCTTCAGAGGCGTTTCCGATATTTTACGGGATTTAAGCGAAATGCTGTATGATGCAATTTTTAAAGATCAAGAACTCAATGCAAGACAGATTCTCCAAAAAATTGATGAGGCAGAAGAAATCCTGATGAAGCACCACAACGGACTTTTCCACGATATTCTTTTAGGATTTAAAGATAGAGTGAAAATTTTTGGAACTCATTTCGCAACTTTAGATGTGAGACAGGACAGTAGAGTACACCAGCAGGTAATTGATACGGTTTATTCTACATTGTTTGGCAATGAAGAAGCTGATTACAAAATGAAATATTCAAAATTAATTGAAGTCTCAGATAAAATAGATGTAGATCAGTTTGAAGATATTGTAAAGGATACGCTTGAAACAGTTTGTCAGATCACGGATATTCAGCGTCAAAACGGTTTGAGAGGAATGAACCGCTATATTATTTCCAATTCTGATGATATAAAAGATGTGATGAATGTGTATGCATTTTTCAAGATTTGTGGTTATAAAGAAGAAGATATTAAAATGGATATCGTTCCGTTGTTTGAAACCATGGAAGGTCTTGCCAACGCCGAATCTGTGATGACAGAACTTTATGCTCATCCAATCTATAAAAGACATGTTGAAAACCGCGGACAACAGCAGACCATCATGCTTGGATTTTCAGACGGAACCAAGGATGGCGGTTATTTAAAGGCAAATTGGGAAATTTATAAAACCAAAGAAGTTTTAACTTCAATTTCAGAGCAGAATAAAATTAAAGTCGTATTTTTTGATGGCAGAGGTGGTCCGCCAGCGCGTGGTGGTGGTAAAACCCATGATTTCTACGCATCACAGGGAAAAACAATTGCCAACAATAAAATTGAGCTGACCATTCAGGGACAGACCATTACCAGTATTTTTGGAAACAAGGAACAGGCGACATTTAATTTTGAGCAACTTCTAACTGCCGGAGTAGAAAATGATGTTTTTAAAAGCAGTAAAAAAGATCTTACGGATGAGGAGAGAAAATTAATTTCAGAACTTTCGGAGATCAGTTTTAAAAAGTATTCAGATTTAAAAGCTCATCAGATGTTTGTGCCATATCTTCAGGAAATGAGCACGCTTCAATACTATGGAAAAACCAATATAGGAAGCCGCCCTTCCAAAAGGGGAAGTGGTAATGAACTGAAGTTTGAAGATCTTCGCGCGATTCCTTTTGTAGGATCGTGGTCTCAGCTTAAACAGAACGTTCCTGGATTTTTCGGTTTCGGTTTTGCGATGAATCAACTTAAAAAAGAAGGAAGATTTGATGAAATTAAACAATTATATGCGGGCTCTGATTTCTTCAAGACCTTAGTATTAAACTCAATGATGAGTATGAATAAAACCTATTTTCCGTTAACTTATTATATCAAAAACAACCCGAAATTTGGTGAATTCTGGACAATTTTGTTTGAAGAATATCAGCTTTCAAGAGATATTATGCTGGAGCTTACAGGATTTACGATTCTTCAGCAGGAAGATCCGCTTTCCAGAAAGTCGGTGAAAATTCGTGAGAAAATTGTTTTACCACTTTTAAGCATTCAACAATATGCTTTAATGAAAATTCAGAAAGGCGAGGGCAATAAAGAAGCTTACGAAAAGCTCGTGACGAGGTCACTCTTTGGAAATATTAATGCGAGCAGAAATTCTGCTTAA
- a CDS encoding DUF4377 domain-containing protein, whose amino-acid sequence MKTLSIIKGSCLTIFSLILLNCTANPSTENSSDKTLFVGSETKDCTGVVPMKCLQVREKATDSWENFYSNIEGFTYEPGFEYELKVRTEKVENVPADRSSVRYILVRIIDKVKK is encoded by the coding sequence ATGAAAACATTATCGATTATAAAAGGGTCTTGCCTTACAATTTTTTCACTGATTCTTTTAAACTGTACAGCAAATCCATCAACTGAAAATTCTTCGGATAAAACCCTGTTTGTCGGCTCAGAAACCAAAGACTGCACCGGTGTCGTCCCTATGAAATGCCTTCAGGTTAGAGAAAAAGCTACTGACAGCTGGGAAAATTTCTATTCAAACATCGAAGGTTTTACTTACGAGCCTGGTTTTGAATATGAACTGAAAGTGAGAACGGAGAAAGTAGAAAATGTGCCTGCGGATAGGTCTTCTGTGAGGTATATTTTGGTTAGAATTATTGATAAAGTTAAGAAGTAA
- a CDS encoding DUF962 domain-containing protein, with product MSERIKTFSEFYQFYLTEHSKTGTRIFHFIGTLLVFFVVGYVIYSGKERFLWYVPLFGYGFAWFSHAVIERNSPATFKYPLWSLISDFKLFFELVSGKQKFSQPKEDEPEQQNSK from the coding sequence ATGTCTGAGAGAATAAAAACATTCAGTGAATTCTATCAGTTTTATCTCACTGAACACAGCAAAACAGGAACGCGCATTTTCCATTTCATCGGCACACTGCTGGTATTTTTTGTCGTTGGTTACGTCATTTACTCCGGTAAAGAAAGATTTCTCTGGTATGTTCCGCTTTTTGGATACGGTTTTGCGTGGTTCAGCCATGCTGTGATTGAAAGAAACAGCCCTGCGACCTTTAAATATCCTCTGTGGTCATTGATTTCAGATTTTAAACTGTTTTTTGAACTTGTATCAGGAAAACAGAAATTTTCGCAACCGAAAGAAGATGAGCCCGAACAACAAAATTCAAAATAA
- a CDS encoding APC family permease gives MSQLFRRKIYSETDTSTSLLRVLGVWDIVFFGIAAIIGAGSFSSLGEAIFRGGPGVILLYLICGFACGFTALCYAEFASRIPTAGSAYTYAYASFGELIAWIIGWALIMEYSFGNIYVAFSWSDYFTSFLGRLDVHIPEYLSCSYTEAKKAFFSTPQSTNKELLNAWINAPEIGGLKMILDIPALVINGLITWLCFVGVKESKNFNNVLVILKLAVIVLVILVGYKFINTGNWTPLNPETQVSSFMPNGFAGVMSAVSGVFFAYIGFDALSVLSEETKDPQKTLPKGMIISLALCTVIYIALTLVLTGMVDYRRFDGVGDPLSFIFEKTNANVAWMELTVSFIAIIAITTVLLVFQMGQPRIWYAMSRDGLMPKKFQDVHPKYKTPSFATIVTGIVVGIPILFTDKSFILDFTSIGTIFAFVLVCAGVLMLPAKEKIKGRFHLPYINGKIIFPVIFIGTLIGFYYLQPAFFENLMDWKDPNEGEFRASIFFFIIINLILCVFTFIKNFSLIPLIGLSSCLYLLTGMSHDNWFWFGLWFAIGLVIYFFYGYKNSKLRQA, from the coding sequence ATGAGTCAACTTTTCAGGAGAAAGATCTATTCAGAAACCGATACTTCAACTTCGTTGCTCCGTGTTTTAGGAGTTTGGGACATTGTTTTTTTTGGAATTGCAGCCATCATCGGCGCCGGAAGCTTCAGCAGTTTGGGTGAAGCTATTTTCCGCGGAGGACCTGGAGTAATTTTACTGTATCTCATCTGTGGCTTTGCCTGCGGTTTTACAGCACTCTGTTACGCTGAATTTGCAAGCCGAATTCCTACTGCCGGATCTGCATATACTTACGCTTACGCAAGTTTCGGTGAACTGATAGCCTGGATTATCGGTTGGGCATTAATTATGGAATATTCTTTCGGAAATATTTATGTTGCATTCTCGTGGTCAGATTATTTCACCAGTTTTTTGGGAAGATTAGACGTTCACATCCCCGAATATCTCAGCTGCAGTTATACCGAAGCAAAAAAAGCATTTTTCAGCACGCCACAGTCGACGAATAAAGAACTCTTAAACGCATGGATAAATGCTCCGGAAATTGGAGGTTTAAAAATGATTCTCGATATTCCTGCATTGGTGATCAATGGTTTAATTACATGGCTTTGCTTTGTAGGAGTGAAAGAAAGTAAAAATTTCAACAATGTTTTGGTAATTTTAAAACTTGCCGTGATCGTTCTTGTAATTCTGGTAGGATATAAATTCATCAACACCGGAAACTGGACTCCCCTGAATCCTGAAACACAGGTAAGTTCATTTATGCCAAACGGTTTTGCCGGAGTGATGAGTGCTGTTTCGGGAGTATTTTTTGCCTACATTGGTTTTGATGCTCTGAGCGTACTTTCAGAAGAGACAAAAGACCCTCAGAAAACTTTGCCTAAAGGAATGATTATTTCCCTTGCGCTTTGTACTGTAATTTATATTGCACTGACTTTAGTTTTAACCGGAATGGTGGATTACAGAAGATTTGACGGTGTGGGAGATCCGCTTTCGTTTATTTTTGAAAAAACCAATGCCAATGTTGCGTGGATGGAACTTACCGTTTCTTTTATTGCGATTATTGCCATTACGACAGTACTTTTGGTATTCCAAATGGGGCAGCCGAGAATCTGGTATGCCATGAGCCGTGACGGACTGATGCCTAAAAAATTTCAGGATGTTCACCCAAAATATAAAACACCGTCTTTCGCTACGATTGTAACAGGAATTGTGGTGGGAATTCCTATTCTTTTTACAGATAAAAGCTTCATCTTAGACTTTACCAGTATTGGAACTATTTTCGCATTCGTATTGGTTTGCGCCGGAGTTTTGATGTTGCCTGCGAAAGAAAAAATTAAAGGCAGATTTCATCTCCCTTACATCAATGGAAAGATTATTTTTCCTGTTATTTTCATCGGAACTTTAATTGGATTTTATTATTTACAGCCTGCATTTTTTGAAAATTTAATGGACTGGAAAGATCCAAATGAAGGAGAATTCAGAGCTTCAATATTCTTTTTCATTATCATTAATTTAATTCTCTGTGTTTTCACATTTATTAAGAATTTCTCTCTCATTCCATTAATTGGATTGAGCTCCTGTCTCTATCTTTTAACAGGAATGAGCCATGACAACTGGTTCTGGTTCGGGCTTTGGTTTGCAATCGGTCTTGTGATTTATTTCTTCTACGGCTATAAAAACAGCAAACTCAGACAAGCTTAA
- a CDS encoding tetratricopeptide repeat protein, giving the protein MRSKKILLAAAVIYFGVTDAQQSQYFSQKENYRFGLAENLYQTKIYNASQYEYARQYFYNQNLSRSKKEAAQFFDNVIGVILQKNHAEEGLTAFIKEYPKSAYFAQANLPLADYYLAKKDFKKALQTLKKVNQYQLTKEENTQYIMKLGYAKFMLGDAKGAIDALEEAYKTSDGTQKGDIAYMLGHLNYAGRNNDKAFQYFDSIKNEEKYSKLVRPYYVQMYFNEKDYDKAITEGNALLNEDISESYKAEVHKIIGESYFMKNDYNSAYPHLKDYLAVQLNPSENDLYEMGFVAAKLKKHDEAVSYYNQLVNSNSALAQNAYYQLGNAYLEVGKKQEALSAFRSSYQMNYDKGVKKLAQEQYAKLSYDIGNPFENASQVIQNYMTENKAEADNTEMKSLLVKSYLYSGNYRETLNAIDRLQNSTPEIDKIDQEVSYLLGTEEFNKGNFDEAERFLLRSLEFNINKEFNSRALYWLGQTYYQKGNYPSAIVRYEKLLTETFPEKQQLPYDLGYAYFKSKKFDQAQKYFKQYLANPKTEYKSDAQLRLADIDYANNDLDAAIAVYDQNQDATDYTLFQKAMALGFKGDNNSKITNLKSLISKYPDSEYTDDAQYEIGVAYASQDDFANSSDFFSKVIKSSSDRDLVANASIYKAQNLIDQNQNEKALAEFTSLGQQYKNTQYADKIVQAAKPIFTKNGDVSGYVTFARNLGVNVDASEIDEINLSTGKQFFAKKDYKNAISYYEKYLTQNPTGEGLYQAKYELGESYYQTKNSTKALLVLQEVGNVANDYQDDAQTRLAQIYIAQGNSSEAKKYLESLVNSSDINIRNYANVEMMKIYAEEKNFSQAEKLADAVISNNKNSAAVIETAKVIKARSLMNAGKDKDAQSAFAALEKSSNTEVAAESLYAKAFYQNKAKSFKTSNETIFKLANNYASEEYWGAKALVLMAKNYVGLKDNYQASYTCDQIISNYADFPEIVAEAKEVKKTIKR; this is encoded by the coding sequence ATGAGATCAAAAAAAATACTTTTAGCCGCTGCTGTCATCTATTTCGGGGTTACCGACGCACAGCAGTCCCAATATTTCAGCCAAAAAGAAAACTATAGATTCGGTCTGGCCGAAAATCTGTATCAAACCAAAATATACAACGCTTCACAATACGAATACGCAAGACAGTACTTCTACAACCAAAATCTTTCAAGATCAAAAAAGGAAGCTGCACAGTTTTTCGACAATGTGATTGGTGTAATTCTTCAAAAGAATCATGCTGAAGAAGGCCTGACCGCTTTCATTAAGGAATATCCAAAATCTGCCTATTTTGCACAGGCAAATCTTCCTTTGGCGGATTATTATTTAGCCAAAAAAGATTTCAAAAAAGCTTTACAGACTTTAAAAAAGGTAAATCAATATCAGCTGACGAAAGAGGAGAATACGCAGTACATTATGAAACTGGGTTATGCCAAATTCATGCTTGGTGACGCCAAAGGTGCCATCGATGCACTTGAAGAAGCGTACAAAACTTCTGACGGAACACAAAAAGGCGATATCGCTTACATGCTCGGACATTTAAATTATGCCGGCAGAAATAATGATAAAGCTTTTCAGTATTTTGATTCCATTAAAAATGAAGAAAAATATTCCAAACTCGTGAGACCTTATTATGTGCAGATGTACTTTAATGAAAAGGACTACGACAAGGCAATCACGGAAGGAAATGCACTTCTGAACGAAGATATTTCTGAATCTTACAAAGCTGAAGTTCACAAAATCATCGGGGAAAGTTATTTTATGAAAAATGACTATAATTCTGCATATCCTCACCTGAAAGATTATCTTGCCGTACAGCTGAATCCTTCAGAAAATGATTTGTATGAAATGGGATTTGTTGCCGCCAAGCTGAAGAAGCATGACGAAGCGGTTTCTTATTATAATCAATTGGTCAATTCAAATTCGGCATTGGCTCAGAATGCATACTATCAGTTAGGAAACGCTTATCTGGAAGTTGGGAAAAAGCAGGAAGCTCTTTCAGCATTCAGATCTTCTTATCAGATGAATTATGATAAAGGAGTGAAAAAACTGGCGCAGGAGCAATATGCAAAATTAAGCTACGACATCGGAAATCCTTTTGAGAACGCTTCTCAGGTGATTCAGAATTACATGACTGAAAACAAAGCGGAAGCAGACAACACCGAAATGAAATCACTTTTGGTGAAATCATACCTTTATTCGGGGAATTACCGTGAAACTTTGAATGCAATCGACAGACTTCAGAATTCCACACCGGAAATCGATAAAATTGATCAGGAGGTTTCTTATCTTTTGGGAACGGAAGAATTTAACAAAGGTAATTTTGATGAAGCTGAACGTTTTCTTTTAAGAAGTCTGGAATTTAATATCAATAAAGAATTCAACAGCCGCGCGCTTTACTGGCTCGGACAAACGTACTATCAGAAAGGAAATTATCCTTCAGCAATTGTACGTTACGAAAAACTTTTAACCGAAACTTTCCCTGAAAAACAGCAGTTGCCTTACGATTTGGGATATGCTTATTTTAAATCTAAAAAGTTTGATCAGGCTCAGAAATATTTTAAACAGTATTTAGCTAATCCTAAAACGGAATATAAAAGCGATGCACAGCTTCGTTTAGCAGATATCGATTATGCAAATAACGATTTGGATGCAGCAATTGCCGTGTACGACCAGAATCAGGATGCGACAGACTACACTTTGTTCCAGAAGGCGATGGCTTTAGGTTTTAAAGGAGATAATAATTCTAAAATTACCAACTTAAAATCTTTGATTTCAAAATATCCGGATTCAGAATATACAGATGATGCTCAGTATGAAATCGGTGTTGCTTACGCAAGTCAGGATGATTTTGCCAACTCTTCAGATTTCTTTTCGAAAGTAATTAAATCTTCGTCTGACCGTGATCTGGTGGCGAATGCTTCTATTTACAAAGCTCAGAATTTGATTGACCAAAATCAGAATGAAAAAGCATTGGCTGAATTTACATCATTGGGTCAGCAGTATAAAAATACGCAGTATGCAGATAAAATAGTGCAGGCTGCAAAACCAATCTTTACGAAAAACGGCGATGTTTCAGGATATGTGACTTTTGCCAGAAATCTTGGAGTAAATGTTGATGCTTCCGAAATCGATGAGATCAATCTTTCAACAGGAAAGCAATTCTTTGCTAAAAAAGATTACAAAAATGCAATCTCTTATTACGAGAAATATTTAACTCAAAATCCAACCGGAGAAGGTCTTTATCAGGCAAAATATGAGTTGGGTGAAAGTTATTATCAAACCAAAAATTCTACTAAAGCTTTGTTGGTTCTTCAGGAAGTTGGAAATGTAGCCAACGACTATCAGGATGATGCTCAGACAAGATTAGCACAAATTTATATAGCACAAGGAAACTCTTCGGAAGCGAAAAAATATCTTGAAAGTCTTGTGAATTCTTCAGACATCAACATCAGAAACTACGCAAATGTAGAAATGATGAAGATCTATGCTGAAGAAAAGAATTTCTCACAGGCTGAAAAGTTGGCTGACGCTGTAATTTCAAACAATAAAAACTCAGCTGCTGTAATTGAAACTGCAAAAGTGATCAAGGCGAGAAGTCTGATGAACGCTGGTAAAGACAAAGATGCACAATCTGCATTTGCCGCTCTGGAAAAATCTTCGAATACAGAAGTTGCCGCAGAATCGCTTTATGCAAAAGCATTTTATCAGAATAAAGCCAAGTCTTTCAAAACTTCAAACGAAACCATTTTTAAACTGGCCAACAATTATGCATCAGAAGAATACTGGGGTGCAAAAGCATTGGTTCTAATGGCGAAAAATTATGTGGGACTGAAAGACAACTATCAGGCGAGTTATACTTGTGATCAGATCATATCAAACTACGCAGATTTCCCTGAAATTGTAGCGGAAGCGAAAGAGGTTAAAAAAACGATTAAAAGGTAA
- a CDS encoding TonB-dependent receptor, with amino-acid sequence MNKQIQILSILFLGISSVAFSQIKEEKLILNKKREPEVKKIEKKKTSVETVKNYPPEEKSANPVKYTITDVPVVSDFKTSTIQGEDVAPKFDETAQDNYIQFGMGNYGKILGDAHVSKVLENKLEVGADAHWLSTQGLKKDYAWDSKQSAATIGAFMNSYGEKGKFNLNAEYGLDHFNYYGIYALQPEAGVNLDQKVNQFKVNGYYDFYSNEILNDVRVKSSFLTDHFDAKENQVSALANLSKHAVELGDSGFTLNADLGLGLDAVKTEFTIRDANTSNFVNAHLTPTVSFRKGDSYLSIGSSFAFLNSKNNNLILAEQLKSNKTYWFPQAEFQYAAANEFKFYGGVDGGLKLNTYGELLQDNPFLVSDQYLRPTETKYHFYAGLRGDIDETFKYDVSAGFGKMNNIMFFRANSLFDNAFTLNRSAYNFANTFSTVYDDGNVSDIKGSLQYFPLENLVIDGELRFQKYDLNNYKNIYNVPLLAASFGAKYTMLEKKLLLGFKGIFASDRTTNSYTLTGVPDPLVAGSTVYQSAENTDDKVGGYADLNLSAEYKFHKNFSIFAVGNNLLGAKYQTFQGYKVLGAQVLGGVKISF; translated from the coding sequence ATGAACAAGCAAATTCAAATACTATCTATATTATTTCTGGGAATTTCGTCAGTTGCCTTCTCGCAAATCAAGGAAGAAAAACTGATTCTTAATAAAAAAAGAGAACCGGAAGTAAAAAAAATCGAGAAAAAGAAAACTTCAGTGGAAACCGTAAAAAATTATCCTCCTGAAGAAAAATCTGCCAATCCGGTGAAATATACAATTACCGACGTTCCTGTTGTAAGTGATTTTAAAACTTCAACTATTCAAGGGGAAGATGTAGCTCCGAAATTCGATGAAACAGCTCAGGACAATTACATTCAGTTCGGAATGGGGAACTATGGGAAAATCTTAGGTGATGCCCATGTTTCAAAAGTTCTTGAGAATAAACTTGAAGTCGGGGCAGATGCACATTGGCTTTCCACACAGGGGCTGAAAAAGGATTACGCGTGGGATTCGAAGCAGAGTGCTGCAACCATCGGAGCTTTCATGAATTCCTATGGCGAAAAAGGGAAATTTAATCTGAATGCAGAATATGGTTTGGATCATTTTAATTATTATGGAATCTACGCGCTACAGCCTGAAGCGGGTGTTAATTTAGATCAGAAAGTCAATCAGTTTAAGGTAAACGGTTACTACGATTTTTATTCCAACGAAATTCTGAATGATGTAAGAGTAAAATCTTCATTTTTAACTGATCATTTTGATGCAAAAGAAAATCAGGTTTCTGCTTTGGCAAATCTTTCCAAGCACGCTGTAGAACTGGGAGATTCCGGTTTTACGCTGAATGCTGATTTAGGTTTAGGTTTGGATGCCGTGAAAACAGAATTCACGATAAGGGATGCCAATACATCCAATTTTGTGAATGCTCATCTAACTCCGACAGTAAGCTTCAGAAAAGGAGATTCTTATTTAAGCATCGGTTCATCTTTCGCATTCTTAAATTCTAAAAACAATAATCTGATTTTAGCGGAACAGTTAAAATCAAACAAAACCTATTGGTTTCCACAGGCTGAATTCCAATACGCAGCTGCCAATGAATTCAAATTTTATGGTGGAGTAGACGGTGGTTTAAAACTCAATACCTACGGCGAACTTTTGCAGGACAATCCGTTTTTGGTTTCTGACCAGTATTTGAGACCAACCGAAACAAAATACCATTTCTACGCAGGTTTGCGAGGAGACATTGACGAAACTTTCAAATACGACGTTTCTGCAGGTTTCGGAAAAATGAACAACATTATGTTTTTCAGAGCCAACTCATTATTTGACAATGCATTTACATTAAATCGTTCCGCCTACAATTTTGCGAATACATTCTCAACCGTTTATGACGATGGAAATGTAAGCGACATCAAAGGAAGTTTACAGTATTTCCCCCTTGAAAATTTAGTGATTGACGGTGAACTAAGATTCCAGAAGTATGATTTGAACAATTATAAAAATATTTATAACGTTCCGTTACTGGCTGCATCTTTCGGAGCAAAATACACAATGTTGGAGAAAAAACTTCTTTTAGGCTTCAAAGGAATCTTCGCAAGTGACAGAACCACAAATTCTTACACTTTAACCGGAGTTCCGGATCCTTTGGTGGCAGGTTCTACCGTTTACCAGTCTGCAGAAAATACCGATGACAAAGTTGGTGGTTATGCAGATTTAAACTTATCCGCAGAGTACAAATTTCACAAAAATTTTAGTATTTTCGCAGTCGGAAACAATCTTCTCGGTGCCAAATACCAGACGTTTCAAGGCTACAAAGTCTTAGGAGCACAGGTTTTGGGAGGCGTGAAGATTTCGTTCTAA